The Diospyros lotus cultivar Yz01 chromosome 11, ASM1463336v1, whole genome shotgun sequence region caagaccaaatctgaacaataaacacacaagctcagtttatttaattcaacacatgtactccctaggaattgaacGAAAACTTATCCATAATCATCAATCCTAAttgctacttatgcaagaaagaccaaacaattacggatttggtattcaagctagcaatagatcatgcatcaagaattgaatagcggtcgtctatgcaatcaaaacacacaatcataaacattaaaatcagaagatacatgaatattcaagagagaatcagattgcaaataaaatcaaaaagatctcacaatgttcttcaccatggcttcaaaatatccttctaccgaaaaaccaaagtttagccacacataatgagagaaaaaacacaaaaagaagagaaaatatgaaaaggatgcttcttccccctcttggatgtgcttctctgcctctttttcttcctaggTGTCCCCCCTCtcgagcttggatcaagactttaaatatcccccaataaagaatccaaatcagccAAGGAATTAGGGCTCCTAGACTCCCGTAACTTGTGATTCAGTTTTTGGTCGGATACAGAGCGTTTTGGGCTTTGTCCCCTTCTTAAGAATTGTATTTAAgaatgtttatatgaatttaggcttttgaatcactagatttggacATCATAAactcaagttatggccttttaaaaattccatgtttgtgcagaattctaatccaattaggatttggcccagcttttcggccctaacttgaagcaatatttggaggcccaaacgaactcggatttggacaaatcataccattatggaaagcccaagaagtcctataTAAAATCTCTGAAGACCTTATTCATGTTCTTAAACTCTAACATGTTCAAAAATCTACAAGAAActcaaaaggtcaaaatattaaaaagctaaaattttgtaagtaaaagcccaatttattctaaaattgccttaaccataaaaataagtataaatcaacacaataagaCATAAAGCTCACCCAAAAGatcatatgtaagggaaataaatatatggaattatgcactcatcaaattcccccacacttagctTTTGCTTGCCCTCAAGCAAGACTACGAGACATGACACAATCACATTAATTCCCCCAATGACACCAAAAATATCACATATCATAATCAAAGACAACCCAAAGAATAAAAAACTATAACATGTCATGAACTAAAACACTCAACAAACtcaaactaaaataaacaagagattttcattcaaaaagtaATCAACAAGTATGGTAGACCCTCACACATCACTCATAATTCACTCAAGTGTTTAAGGGTTGGAAAAATTCACTCAACATTCAATTCATGCTCAATTACTACCATAAACTTGCTTGTTCATCCAATCTTTGTTGCTGATGTCACATGTCATACACAAATCCAATGGTCTTTAATAAGGTTGTAATGGGATTAAGGTAAAGGTAGGATATAAAAGGGGctaagaaactaatagagcaTTTAGAAACAAGTTGGGCTAATTAGGCATGAAGAACCCAACACCTCAAccaataatcaaacactcttcgtttcttccttccttattcatttccttaaaaaatcatatattatgtccttgcaccttttttctttttctttcttctttctttttttttcaacatatattttttttctctaagcaTTACTTGGCTTTTGACACGAATGTCGACATTTGTGATGAAGACACCTGGTTACTCTCCTAAATAATTGCTTAGGGTGCATatgcatactcatattttgaaccaTCGTTTGACATGAAGGATGATGCAGGAGCATACTGTCAACCCCCAATTACTATTAAGTAGCTCAaaacataggagtagataaatagcaataacttttttttttttttgctacaaGGACATAATATCATAAGAATTCCCCAAATACATTCCACTTCATCAATAATACAGCCATAACAAATCAACAATAGCATCTCCACACTCATTCAATTCACTGTCCTTTTCAAAACCCTTCGAATAATTTCAAATGCTCTACTAGTCCAAATGTGGGTAAACAAAATAGGGATAACAAATGAAAATGGGTTACGGCTTATTAACAAGGGTTGTTGAACAAAGAAAAGGACAATAAGCTCAAAATAGGTATACTAAAGTCAATTTTGTAAGGTTGGCTTTTTAAGTCAAGTGGTTATAAATCATATGTGCCATTTTCATCTTTATGCATGCACATGAATCTGCAACTTTGACTAGTATTAGAAGCAAGTTTTATAGCAATCTTACATGAATGAATATCACTccaaaagaaaacacaagattGCCATGTATGTTTCAATCTCAAAGGCTCAAAGGCTCCCCTAATAATGGTTTTTTGGTCTACCAACACAAGTTAATACTCTTTAAAATCAAACTCGAGTCAATTCTAGCCTAAGTATGCAAATATTTTGTTCAATCATGTTATAACattctcacctcaagttaaTCTAAGTTTATAACATGTGAATCCTTGAATATCATTGGGAAAACATCCTAGCCATcctaaaagaaaatcaaaatgcaCTCTCTACACTCTCTAAATGAAATCACTCCCCCACACTTAAAACTTACATTGTCCCCAATGTAAggctaaatgcaagaaaatggcatagaaaaaaaaaataatgcatatgaaaagaaaaagaaaagggatagAGAAAGCAAATCTGATCatcttgggttgcctcccaagcaGCGCCTTTGTTTAACGTCTTTAGCTCGACATTGCCACTTCTCAATCAGTTTAAGTTGGATCTCTCAATTGCACTTCATCTGCAGTTTGCTCCTGAAAACCTTCATGAAATGGCTTAAGCCTATGCCCATTGACCTTGAACACCTTATCAGTTCCTAAGCGTCGTACCTCAACTGCACCATAAGAAAATACGTTTGTAACTTCAAAAGGACCAATCCAatgagaacgtaacttaccagGCATTAATTTGAGTCTTGAATTGTAAAGTAAAACTTTTTGTCCAAACACAAATTGCTTTCTAGCAACCATTCTGTCTTGAAATGCCTTTGTTTTGTCCTTTTTCTTATCCTTTGTCCTTACCTTCGTCTTGCCTTCATGTCTCAACTCAAAAGTCTCCTGTGCAAAAACATTAATCACGTCAATAGAAAATGCAGATTGAACATCATTAGGGTACCTTAtgttatcaaatatattaaatttcacaATCTCCCTATCAAACTCCATGGTAAGGGTACCATCATGAACATCAATCTTTGTCCTTGTTGTTTTTAGAAATGATCTCCCTAATAAGATTGGTGCGAGATTAGATGAGGCATCTTCTTCCATGTTAAGCACATAAAAATCAATAGGAAAAACCAATTCATTAACTTGCACTAAAACATCCTCAAGAACTCCCTCAGGATACACATTAGATCTATCAGCAAGTTGAATAATCACACATGTTTCTTTCAATGGACCAATATTCAGAGATGAATAACTAGAAAGAGGCATGACATTTATTGAAGCTCCTAGATCTAACATTGCTTTCTCAATCCTGACATTACCTACTTTGCAAGGGATAGTGAACATACCTGGGTCCTTGCATTTGGGAGGTAATTTCTTTTGAAGGACGGCTGAAACATTCTCTCCCATACTTACCTTCTCATTACCTTTCAACTTCCTCTTGTTGGTGCACAattccttgagaaattttgcgTACCTTGGGACTTGCTTAATGGCATCCAATAAAGGAATGTTCACTTCTACCTTTCGAAAAATCTCCAAGATATCCTTTTCTTGATCTTCCTTTTTAGATTTAGATAACCTGctaggaaaaggaagaggattAGGTTTATCAGAATTATGCACAATTGTTTGAGAGATTACCTTTGAAGAGATTGTCGCCTCATTTTCTGCCTCCTCTTTTTGAGTCTTCTTAGCTAAATCTGTAGGATTCTGAACAGGAATGTTAATTTCGTTTCCACTTTGCAACGTAATGGCACTTACATTTTCTCGAGGATTTACAATTGTTTGGAAAGGCAATTTCCCAGAACCTTGAGCTTCAAGCCTGCTCATTGATGTTACTAGTTAACTAATTTGATTCTCCAATTACTTGATGCTTGTTCTTGACTCCTGTTGAAATTGTTGTGTGTTAGTTGCAAGTGATTTAACAATTTCTTCTAGAGACATACCTGAACTTGAGGAAGGTTGTGGTGGAATATGTGGTGTAGGCTGGTAATGTTGGAATTGTGGCCTTGCTCCATAACTGAAGTTGGGATGATCCTTCCACCCTGGATTGTAGGTATTTGAATAAGGATCGTACTTCCTTTGTGGTGGGCCTGGGAATCCTCCAACTGCATTGGCATGCTCCAGAGAATCTTCTTGAAGTGTAGGACACATATCCGTTGGATGACCAGTAGCAATACAAATTCCACAAGCTTTGACTTGTTACAAATTTCCTACAGCCAATTGTTGAACAAAAGAAGTTAGATtggatatttgattttcaagagaAGATATACTTACCTCATTCACCCTTCTCAAAGGGGTGTCTTGTCTGAATCCAAACTGTTGTGAGCTAGCAgccatgatggaaatcaaatctTTAGCGGCACTAGGGGTTTTGTTCACTATAGCACCTCCACTAGCTATATCCATCATTTTCCTCTCCATAGGTAGTAACCCTTCATAGAAATACTGAATGAGAAGCTGTTCAGAAATTCCATGTTGAGGACAGCTAGCACacaattatttaaatctttCCCAATACTCGTGAAGAGTTTTGTATCTTTCTGCCTTATTCCGCATATCTCTCTTCTGATGCTAGCAGCTCGTGAAGCAGGGAAAAATTTATCAAGAAACAATCTGACCATCCCTGTCCATGTAGTTACAGAACCATCAGCcagtgagaatggaaaagcacgcaatttaatttgttcttcAGTCACTCCTTGTGGTTTCAGGCTTGAACACACCACGTGGAATTCTTTCAAATGCTTATGAGGATCCTCATCTGCAAGACCACGAAAAGTAGGCAACAAATGTATGAGTCTTGATTTTAACTCAAAAGTAGCATCTAAATTAGGGTACTCAATACATAAAGACTGTTGGTTCAAATCAGAAGCAGCCAACTCCTTTAATGTCCTGTCATTAATGGCCATGACTTCCTCTTCTTCTGAATCGCTAGATGGAATGGAAAGAGTGTTCGAAGCTATATTGATGCCTGATGTTATTCCCGAAGCCTGTTCTGTTGAAACTTGCTTAGCTTCTCTTCTCAACCTATGGATAGTTCTATCAATTTCCAAGTCAATTTTCAATTCACCTTGATGAGAAGATCTGGTCATAAACCTGAAAACACATAAGActtacaaacaaacaaacaaacaaaaaaaatcactaaaaaaaataaaaataaaaataaaaacaaaaagaataaatctaCTTGACACCAATCCCCGGCAACGGCACCAAAAATTTGAtgggtgtcgaatccaacaaataataaattcttgctcttaaaaatatgaattgtgatagtgatgagcaaggtcgtatccacagggattggttagatctattcctttgaaaaattagaacaaatagaagaaatgattggagggtttgtattttgaaatttaaacaattaaaaataaaatattattctaaatgaataagacaaatcagaatgtaacaaaattaaagtaattaatagaaACACTTCTGGTAGAAGGGATTGATCCACCAATGGTTATAacactgatcattgatgccaaagtcactaattttccttgaatacttgaccttagaaagaacaacaagctctgttcattcaatgtttcccatactttttaattaattaaaacaagctcttcaattaacccttaccttcaaacaaccctagaacaagctctctagaatttaattcaatggcagtattaaactttgtggaaacaagaccaaatctgaacaataaacacacaagctcagtttatttaattcaacacatgtactccctaggaattgaacgaaaacttatccataatcatcaaccctagttgctacttatgtaagaaagaccaaacaattacggatttggtattcaagctgGCAATAGATCATacatcaagaattgaatagcggtcgtctatgcaatcaaaacacacaatcataaacattaaaatcagaagatacatgaatattcaagagagaatcagattgcaaataaaataaaaaaaatctcacaatgttcttcaccatggcttcaaaatatccttctaccgaaaaaccaaagtttagccacacataatgagagaaaaaacacaaaaagaagagaaaatatgaaaaggatgCTTCTTCCCCCTCTTGGATGTTCTtctctgcctctttttcttcctgggAGTCCCCCCTCtcgagcttggatcaagactttaaatatcccccaacaaagaatccaaatcagccAAGGAATTAGGGCTCCTAGACTCTAGTAACTTGTGAGCCCGTTTTGGGTCGGATAAAGAGCGTTTTGGGCTTAGGCCTCTTCTTAAGAATTGTATTTCAGAATGTTTAGATGAATTTAGGCTTTTTAATCACTGGATTTGGAAATCATAAactcaagttatggccttttaaagattccatgtttgtgcagaattctaatccaattaggatttgacCCAGCTTTTTggccctaacttgaagcaatatttggaggcccaaacgaactcggatttggacaaataataccattctggaaatcccaagaagtcctctacaaaatCTATGAAGACCTTATTCATGTTCTTAAACTCTAACATGTTCGAAAATCTGCAAGAAAcccaaaaggtcaaaatattaaaaagctgaaattttgtaagtaaaagcccaatttattctaaaattgccttaaccataaaaataagtataaatcaacacaataaggcCTAAAGCTCACCCAAaagaccatatgtaagggaaataaatatatggaattatGCACTCATCACACTCAAGGTACTTCGAGATACTCAAAGAAGATGGAAAGATCCTCGTTGTAGACCAAAGGTGTTTGGTCATTGTCAAGGTGGTTGACGTTTCTTGATTGCTATTTAGTAGTGAATCTAGAATGTCACACGCATATCTGagtgtgatggttgactaagtgattaaGGTTGAAACCGTCATTAAGGGTTAATGACATTTGtagttaagagttaatggattgggttcaatgatcaaattaatgaGGAGCAATCGTTAAAATTTGACGGacatgccattaagagttaacgggggtcTTAGTTTCATCATGAGATGGTTAAAtggtcattaagtgttaatggttggcctagatgcaatttatgGAAACTTGGTCAAATAGAAGAAAAAGTGGCCAATAGCCTTTAAAGGCTATCAATTGATTCAAACTGTACAGTCGACAGTTCGTTTGGAATTGTCGACTGATTTTGTTGACCAAATTGGTTAAGCGTTCTTTTAGAACTGTTAACCATTCCTATTGCAGAGGGTCGCGAATCCCTTGATTGTTTGTCGTATTTGCAATGGATTTGGGGGCACGTGGTACTGAAGGACGATGGGAGGATGAGAGGGTCGACAGCGCATGTCCTTCTTGTCGCCCTTTagtctcctctctctcttatGGTTGATTTGTCCATTTATGTAAATCGGCTAGGGTTTCTATTTTGGGAATGCATATGTGTGATATGTAAGGatgaagaatgaaaaaaatcagTGTGGGTGTGTGATTTTCTCTCAGCCATCCTTATTATTCTTCTCCCAATCAAGAAACCCTAACTCCTATTGCTCCTTTTCTTCTCTCATAGCTATTGTAGTTAATTGTTCTTGATAGTGAGACTATCAAGTTTGAGAAGACCATTTTGATTTGtaacccaaattaatttttttcccttacTCTCTTTGTCTAGCATAAAGAGAAAGTAGAGGGATTTACCATCTCACTGAAGTATAGACTACATAGGCCCCTTGTAGTTTCGAGGGACGGTTTGGTCTAACCGAAGAAGTTTCAGGAGCTGTTTTGGAGTAAGAGTTGTTGCCATTGGGTGGtgatatgccctacaaactTGGAGAGTAACGAGACCTAAAAGAGTtgcgagacatggacatgaagcccaaaggcccaacgggttgtaggagattaaggaaacaagccgaaagagcaagaggtcgagccgagactaAGTGGGGAGGACTCACTCAGTTATGctgagtgggtacgacactactttggtttttcaggaataactctctcatacgagctccaattgatttgattcaaattcctatggaaagataagagaattatctacaactttcatgctttgagttttgagagattcataattcattaaGGCTGAAATTAGGCTCTAAGTTGATGCGCCTGtactattaaggctcagagtcaagtattgaaggaagatggatccaAACCAatacaaaagggaaaaataaggcATGAACAAGTGGCCCCTCCctcggtcatggggagaccaatttcccctcacttttcatgacccactcggttatgccgagtgggtacaaTACTACTTTGgtgttttggccataactttctcatatgagctccgattgagctaatttaaagtcctatggaaagctaagagaattctctacaactttaatgttttgagttttgagatattagAGCTAAATCATGATGTAAATCGGGTATGAAGTTGAGGTATGAGAACCACTCAAAACTgaaccaaggaaaagggcaaaagaaggcatgaccgagtgacccatACTCGGTCATGGTCAAGTGGGTTTAGGCCaatctctcttcttttccctctcggatgggccaCGAAATCATTGAAACGGGCCACGAGATTCTCGCCCCGATTGTCGCacgtctcctctctctcctccactataaataggagaccatgccttcatcacaaggtacgcactctTGGGCCCCTCAACACAATTCCATACTTTTGGCTCTcgagaactaacttaggcatcagagggtttgcGAGGACCCCCACCTGTGCCCTAATGTTGCTCTTGTTTTgcaggccactcggttattgagggccactcggttatccttggccactcggttatggagggtcactcggttatctagggccactcggttatggagggccactcggttatctagGGCTACTCGGTTattcaaggccactcggttatccaaggtcaCCTGATCATCAGATCCACCAGATCGTTAGATTTATCAGCCCATTAACCCTTAATATCAGCCCAAACCATCAGCTTTATTGGGCCACCAGACCCACCTGATTATTAGATCCAACTGCTCaacaaattttcttatttaccaAGATGATCCAGCTCACGGTGATAAGACTTTCACATCTACCCACaagtaaaaatagattattgtattttggcaacaacaattggcactGTCTATGGGAAATGCAAGAcaaaaaagtcaacttaagaatggcaaacacctGTGGACACCGACGGACTCTTTCTCAAGGTGTAGAAACACATCTACCACCACGGAACTCTCAACAATAGGGAGCGCCTCTCATTATTCCCgattctcacccacaaggagCACCTACGCCCCCCTTATATTGCTCAaccccaaggaggtgatcgctccGTTTCCCCAAGCCAACAGGTGGGGAACCAATCATCCCACTTCTACTTAACTTCGGCTCTGGGCCACTTCCCGCTGATCAAGCTTGGACTTCATGACAACCACCTCGTAtggtcccgtgggaagagtatgaagcattgagacaacaacatgttgagggcatgcaagcacttcgagacatggtcggtatactccaaggtatgatgcTTGAAGGGACGTTGCCCgataccttgaaaaagtttatgccactgCTTGACCCTCAGCCCGTGGTGGGAGCtaattcctatcaagaggccactcccgattctcattcccGATCCACTCCTTGACGGGAGGATAGATCACCACCCCCACGGAAGAACCCTCATGCCACGCCCCCAAAGAAATGAGAGCCCACGAAAGGAAAACAGAGTTAGAAGCCCCCAAAGAcggagataccatgaaactgAAGCCAGCACcccaacaagacatgataaccaaacaaCAGCAAGTATACgggatgacatgaaaagggtagttgaagaagtacttgaacgaaagaaattgatcccagccaCAGAGGAGCAACAACGTAGAAAATGTCTGTTTACTACAGATTTGTTGGAGAAGCCACTgcccaaaaaattcaagatgcctcaaatcaccccctattctggaaaggatgatccctatgatcacattcaaagctatgagtcgttgatgatattgcacagatgggacgatgacataatgtgccaAGCTTTCTCCTTAACTCTGTCAGGGCATGCCTggacatggttcaacagtttacctgacgcctttatctcttcattcggtcAGCTCAGAAtggaatttgttaaggcatttatgattaatagtcgaagaaaaaatgacgccacatacttgctcagtattcgacaggggaacaaagaaactttgcgtcagtatgtggatagatttcggaaTGCCACCctcaaagttcatgatttaccaattACAATGGCAGTGTCTGCTGTGTTACACGGAACACGGCTAACTCCCCTACAAGAAacattatctttggacccaccaacatcCCTAGCAGATTTGTTTTCTAGGgcaaataaatacgtgctccatacggaagttatgagagttgtaggtgggaatgaggaTAGAGAGCGGAAAAGAAAGGAACGCGATGATGAAGAAGACTCCAGACGGGTTAAGTGATCAGATATACCTTGAccccagttccaccattacacaaGACTTCTTCAACCTCAATCGACCATACTTGCAGCCATAGAGGggtcaggtctcattagactcccgaaaaaggttgaccatcccatgggaaaaaatagagaagaatattatAGATATCACAGAACTCGTGGTCATTGCACTGACCAGTGCCGGGAGTTAagagatcagattgagatgctagttTGTGAAGGACATCTTCAAAGGTATGTACAGGTCAAAGATAGTAAGCCTCGAAGATGAGAAGATAGACAGGAAGAGCAGGGAGATCAAATCGGAGAtgtcaagagagaggaagggattaCAGAGAGAATTCACCTCTAGACAATGAACCAGTTCATGAGCCCATACATGTCATCTCGGGTGGTGTAACTATGGCAGGGGACTCCTCCTATTCCACCAAGACAAGCCACGAAAGGACATGCCCTTAGAAGAAGGCAATCAGCCACCATTAATGCCCTGAAAGAGAAAACTGGGAGCAAAATTCAGACACATTgaagagagcctatgttaaagatcGAGAAACTAAACTTTTTGAAAATGTGCATGACCTGTGTATTTCGTGCTTAGAAGCAACAataagacccaaaatgaaacagtggaCGTACttacttatttcaaaaaatgtcagcgttttcattacacattgctttatgaaagtttgtttgTTATACTCTGCTTataggaaataaaaacaaactcaagcccattgccctGCTCATGGCctgacaacgagggaaaaataaactcaagccagTTGCTCACGGCtcggcaatgagggaaaaataaattcaagcctgttaccccgctcacggcccgacaacgagggaaaaatacaaTCAAGCCCATtaccccgctcacggcccggcaatgaggtaaaaataaattcaagcctgttgccccgctcacggcccgacaacgagggaaaaatatagtcaagcccattgccccgctcacggtccaacaatgaggtaaaagtacagtTAAACCCATTACCCCActtatggcccggcaatgaggtaaaagtacagtcaagcccattgcccccactcacggcccgacaataaggaaaaaatacaGTCAAGCCCATTGCCCTGTTCACGGCCCGACAGTTGTCCTGCTTATGGCccaacaacaagggaaaaataaattcaagcctGTAGTCCCActcatggcccggcaacgagggacaAATAAATTCAAGCTCATTGTCCCGCTTATAACCCAGCagcgaggtaaaagtacatttcaagcccattgccccgctcatagcccggcaatgaggtaaaagtacattcaagcccattgccccacTTACAGCTCGATAACGGGGAAAAAACCTAACGCGACCCCATTGTCCGGCTcatggcccgacaatgagggaaaaaccaACTCAAGCCCGATGCACTACTTTTAGCCAGGCAACGAGAGAAGAATAGATTCAAGCTTAATTGCCCCGCTCCTGGCATGAcaacaaggaaaaaatatattcaacCTCGCTATCTCGCTTACAGCCCGACAACAAGGTAAAAGCAAATACAAGCCTATTATCCTACTCATAACGCAATAATAGGGAGCAGAATCAAACTTATGGTTTGGTGCATAGTTCGACATCTATGGAAAGTTAACTTATTGGAatatctacctcatacttctACAAAGGGATTAAAAAGCACTAGAGAACAGAAATGTAAAGGCACAGTGTGTGAACAAGCTCaagaggatgtgtagaagatgaagcggttaaaagagaagtaattttaaaaagtttatagGACATGATACTCTTTCACCTGAAACTCCCGGccaaaagagtagggagcaattgacaTGCCCTGTAAACTTGGAGAGTAACAGGACCTAAAAATGTagtgagacatggacatgaagcccaaaggcctaacgggttgtaggagatcaaggagaCAAgtcgaaggagcaagaggtcgagccgagaccaagtggggaggacccactcggttatgttgagtgggtacgacactactttggttttttagGCATAACTCTCatatgagctccgattgagctgattcaaagttTTACATAaatctaagagaattatctacaactttcgtgttttgagttttgagagattcgagctaaatcaaggtgtaaattgggcatgaagttgaggtgtgggaaccactcaaaatcgaaccaaggaaaagggcaaaagaaggcatgaccgagtgaccccccactcggtcatggtcgagtgggcttgggccaatctgcacttgctatcctgACTTAACGATCTGCACTCAACTCTGTCGTACACACTTGCGATCTCGGgatactcttacctggaatgatggaaagcaaacgtgagtcacaagactcagcaagctctagaaagaaaggctatagGATAAGGGCTGAACTCTTCAcctaacaccccatgcaattcgtGTCAATGCAACGTCATttcatgccatgcccaatatctgccttatttctaaatgcataaacaCTTAATgaacttcacataaacggtccttggggcccacataaaacacacactagcacccaagtccaaaCCCAACCCGTTAGTAGTCTTTTATAAGCTACCACCATACTATTTCCCTTACATGTCCATTCTTGTCGCTCACAACATAATCTGttgtcgtgggtctcaccccagggTCTTACTaccgccgtgggtctcaccccaaggtttTTCTGTGGGCCacgccgccgtgggtctcactcccaaggtcttaccgtgagCCACGCCTACCACCCATACTTATCACCTATAGccacacattctcaccatgtaatgcaacaatcaggaaatgcaacggcttttgcaacataaacgtgatgacaaggccccc contains the following coding sequences:
- the LOC127812751 gene encoding uncharacterized protein LOC127812751, encoding MSRLEAQGSGKLPFQTIVNPRENVSAITLQSGNEINIPVQNPTDLAKKTQKEEAENEATISSKVISQTIVHNSDKPNPLPFPSRLSKSKKEDQEKDILEIFRKVEVNIPLLDAIKQVPRYAKFLKELCTNKRKLKGNEKVSMGENVSAVLQKKLPPKCKDPGMFTIPCKVGNVRIEKAMLDLGASINVMPLSSYSSLNIGPLKETCVIIQLADRSNVYPEGVLEDVLVQVNELVFPIDFYVLNMEEDASSNLAPILLGRSFLKTTRTKIDVHDGTLTMEFDREIVKFNIFDNIRYPNDVQSAFSIDVINVFAQETFELRHEGKTKVRTKDKKKDKTKAFQDRMVARKQFVFGQKVLLYNSRLKLMPGKLRSHWIGPFEVTNVFSYGAVEVRRLGTDKVFKVNGHRLKPFHEGFQEQTADEVQLRDPT